The sequence TTCTCAACCATGCTGAGCATACGTATTGGCTTGGAGCTCCTGTCATTGATTATTTATTACAAATCCGGGAATCAAATATTAAAAAAGATTCTAAAAACAGGAATATTCCCGTTGAATATCAATTTTTTCTACCGATCCCGGTCGACGAATCTTTTAGTTTAAATAAAAAAGAAAAAGAAACTTTTAATATTTTATCCATCGGAAGAGAGTCAAAATACGAGCCGAATGTGGAGTACAATTTTTACGAAGCAGCGTTGAATATTGTAAAAGAATTCGATCATGTTGTTTTCACAATCGTTGGTATTTCACAAAATAATCCGAACAGAAAGATCTATGAACATGACAGACTGGTTTTTGTAGAGCCAACACGTGACATCAAAGGCTTTATAGAAAATACAGATTTGTATCTGGAAGGCTTTCCTGTTCCGTCGTTTACATCACTGCTGGAGCCGGCAATGGCGGGTATTCCGTTTGTATTGCATTATAATCCTTCGGATATTTATAAAGTCTTTGAAGAAGACAGAGAAAACGGCATTTTTTATCCTGAAAATTTAGAAAACTGGCACGAAACTGTTGGAAAAATGATTTCCGATGAAAGCTATAGACATGAAATAAATACAAAACAAGAATCTTATCTTAAAAATAATTTTTCTTTACAAGCCTGGAAAAATAAGCTGAAGAATTGCAAAGAAAATACAAAAAACAAGACACACAAGGTAAGAGCCATCCCTCAAAATGAAACTTATGTAGAGGGCACAGATGAAAAAATTGTTTCATTAATTGAAATCAAAAATGTAAACCATTATACATTCACCGAAAATCTCGGAATAGTATCAAAACTGAAAGTTGTAGCTTTATCCTTTGATAATCCTTCTTGGGTGAAAGTTTTATCTAAAAAAAGAACACTTGGCTATTTATTAGGCAAATAATATTATAAATAAACCAAATATGAAATTAAGACCAATCGCCATACATTTACCACAGTTTCATCCGTTCCCGGAAAATGATGAATGGTGGGGAAAAGGCTTTACGGAATGGACGAATGTGACCAAGGCAAAACCTCTGTACGAAGGGCATTATCAGCCTCAGCTTCCCGCTGATCTGGGATTTTATGACCTTCGCCTTGCAGATTGCAGGCTGGAGCAGGAAAAGCTTGCCAAAGAATATGGTTTTTACGGGTTCTGTTATTATCATTATTGGTTTAACGGAAAACTTTTAATGGAAAGACCTCTTGAAGAGAAGTTAAATAACCCTAAGGAAGATTTTCCTTTCATGCTTTGCTGGGCAAACGAAAACTGGACGAGAATCTGGGACGGAGGAGAAAATAATATCTTAATGGCTCAGGATTACAATATGGAAGATCATATTGCCCATATCAATTATTTAATGCCTTTCTTTAAAGATGAAAGATACATAAAGATCGATGGGAAAGCCGTTTTTGCAGTGTATCGAACGACTAAAATCCCCGAATTTGATAAAGTCGCTGAAATCTGGAAACAGGAAGCAAAAAAAAATGGCGTAGAATTGTACATCACTAGATTTGAGAGCTTTGGAGAAAGAGGAGAAGAGTTTATGTCTGAAAACATTGATGCCAGCATAGAATTTCAGCCTCATTCCGGATTAAAGGTTTTTAATGATAAAGAATATCAAAAATCTTTGGCGAGTAAGCAAAGTCATAAATCGTTAAGAGACGAGATCAGTATGGCAACTATTAAACAAAGCTATGATCACTGGTCTAAAAAATTAAAACTAAAAAACACCGCCGAAGCGGAAAACTCCGACGGAAAAATTATAGAATATTCAGATTTTATAGAGTTTGATATTGAACATGGTAAATCTGAAAAAGTATACCATAAGTTTTATAAATGCGCTTGTCCCGGATTTGATAATACCGCTAGAAAATCTAAAAATTACGTTATTTTAAAAGATTCTACACCCGAATTATTCAAACATTGGGTGGAAGAAAAAATAAAACTGTTTACCCCTTACAGCGAAGAAGAAAATCTTTTCTTCATCAATGCATGGAATGAGTGGGCAGAGGGCAACTACATGGAACCCAACAGGAAATGGGGACGCGCATATCTGGAAGCCGTTAAAGACATTTTTAAATAGAATCTTGTGCTTTCGATTATCATTTCATCATATCAGCAAAACTATTACGATCAGCTTGTTAAGAATATTAATGAGACGATTGGCGATGGTTTTCAGTACGAAATTATCCAGATGTGGAATCCCAATTTGATGAGTATTACCAAAGCTTACAATTTGGGGGCAGAAAAATCCAAGTTCCAAAATCTCTTGTTTCTACATGAGGATATAGTTTTTCATACTAAAGGCTGGGGTGAGAAATTATCAGACCATCTAGATAAAGAAAACACCGGAATCATCGGTGTAGCAGGATCCTCATATGTTCCTGCTGCACCATCAAGCTGGACGGTGGATGAGAAATATAATTTTGCAAATATTTTACAGGGAAATAAACAAAACACAGATTTTTTTCACATCCAATCTACCAAAGCAAATAAGACGAAAGTCTTTGCCGTGGATGGTGTTTTTCTGGCAATTAAAAAAGAGAATTTTATTCAATTTAAATTTGATGAAAACCTGCCCGGATTTCACGGATACGATCTTGATTTTAGCTTAAGGGTATCCAAAAAGTATCAGAATTATGTTGTTGATGATATTTTAATTCAGCATTTTTCGGGAGGAAATCTGGATAAAGTCTGGTTTGATGCCAATGTGAAGGTTAAAGAAAAGCTGGGTTCTCAATTCGGCAAGCAAATCGATCCTGAAGTAGAAAAAAAGGTATTTTTGGGGTTTTTGTATAATTTCTTTCAACATTATCCTGTCAGTAGAAAAAACATTTTGTTAACTTTAAAATTTTATCCTAAAAAACTTAATTTTAAGGATCATTTAAAAATTGTAAAAAAATATTTTAATTATATAAGATATTCCAACAATATCAATAAAAAATTCAACACAAATTATTAAAATTTATTATCCAGAATATTTAACAATATGATAGTAGGAAGCGGACTTATTGCAAATTCATTAAAAAATATCGATTCTGAAGACCATCTTTTTTTTGCTTCAGGGGTTTCCAATTCCCTTGAAACAAAAGACTCAGAATTCGAGAGAGAATTTACTCTTCTCAAAAATAACCTTGAAAACAATAATGGAAGCAAGTTTATTTACTTTTCTACTTTAAGTGTAAATGACCTGTCGAAACAGGAAAGCCCGTATGTCTTGCACAAATTACGCCTTGAAGACTATATAAAAAACAACTGCGAAAAATATCTGATCCTAAGAATCGGAAATATTGTAGGAAAAGGCGGAAACCCGAATACTTTATTCAATTTTCTTAAAAATCAGATTATGCAAGATAAAAAATTTGTCGTGCATACTAAGGCCCGAAGATTATTACTGGATATTGACGATATTTCAAAGTTTCTGACATCGAGTTGCGCTGCCGTAAAAAATGAAACCATTAATTTCGCTTATCCTTACTATTATGATTTAAATGAAATTATAAATGCGATTGAAGCTAAAATGGAAAAAAAAGCTCAATACGAAAAATCCGATGAAGGAGATTTTTATAAGGTAGCATTTGAGGAAACTGCCAATGAGTTTTTCACAGGAATACAGCCTAATGAATATTTGAAAATTTTGACTGATAAATATATTTAAA is a genomic window of Chryseobacterium wanjuense containing:
- a CDS encoding glycoside hydrolase family 99-like domain-containing protein, with product MKLRPIAIHLPQFHPFPENDEWWGKGFTEWTNVTKAKPLYEGHYQPQLPADLGFYDLRLADCRLEQEKLAKEYGFYGFCYYHYWFNGKLLMERPLEEKLNNPKEDFPFMLCWANENWTRIWDGGENNILMAQDYNMEDHIAHINYLMPFFKDERYIKIDGKAVFAVYRTTKIPEFDKVAEIWKQEAKKNGVELYITRFESFGERGEEFMSENIDASIEFQPHSGLKVFNDKEYQKSLASKQSHKSLRDEISMATIKQSYDHWSKKLKLKNTAEAENSDGKIIEYSDFIEFDIEHGKSEKVYHKFYKCACPGFDNTARKSKNYVILKDSTPELFKHWVEEKIKLFTPYSEEENLFFINAWNEWAEGNYMEPNRKWGRAYLEAVKDIFK
- a CDS encoding glycosyltransferase family protein, encoding MSRLLENKKYLLKTLKIATLLYNSGKYDDCLKYIEKISYSAWYNFAGYYTLNHFESIIRNIAAKSLHFKDQIISEKEDTTLHIFSEINQVGGHTKLLFNWIENDRDSKHYLLSTWQDAKEITDIATSYNCNIDDRLYTFNKESNHLSKAQKIIDILAEKNFSRIVLHIHPHDAIPSLVFSSDRLTSPVFFLNHAEHTYWLGAPVIDYLLQIRESNIKKDSKNRNIPVEYQFFLPIPVDESFSLNKKEKETFNILSIGRESKYEPNVEYNFYEAALNIVKEFDHVVFTIVGISQNNPNRKIYEHDRLVFVEPTRDIKGFIENTDLYLEGFPVPSFTSLLEPAMAGIPFVLHYNPSDIYKVFEEDRENGIFYPENLENWHETVGKMISDESYRHEINTKQESYLKNNFSLQAWKNKLKNCKENTKNKTHKVRAIPQNETYVEGTDEKIVSLIEIKNVNHYTFTENLGIVSKLKVVALSFDNPSWVKVLSKKRTLGYLLGK
- a CDS encoding glycosyltransferase; its protein translation is MLSIIISSYQQNYYDQLVKNINETIGDGFQYEIIQMWNPNLMSITKAYNLGAEKSKFQNLLFLHEDIVFHTKGWGEKLSDHLDKENTGIIGVAGSSYVPAAPSSWTVDEKYNFANILQGNKQNTDFFHIQSTKANKTKVFAVDGVFLAIKKENFIQFKFDENLPGFHGYDLDFSLRVSKKYQNYVVDDILIQHFSGGNLDKVWFDANVKVKEKLGSQFGKQIDPEVEKKVFLGFLYNFFQHYPVSRKNILLTLKFYPKKLNFKDHLKIVKKYFNYIRYSNNINKKFNTNY
- a CDS encoding NAD-dependent epimerase/dehydratase family protein encodes the protein MIVGSGLIANSLKNIDSEDHLFFASGVSNSLETKDSEFEREFTLLKNNLENNNGSKFIYFSTLSVNDLSKQESPYVLHKLRLEDYIKNNCEKYLILRIGNIVGKGGNPNTLFNFLKNQIMQDKKFVVHTKARRLLLDIDDISKFLTSSCAAVKNETINFAYPYYYDLNEIINAIEAKMEKKAQYEKSDEGDFYKVAFEETANEFFTGIQPNEYLKILTDKYI